In [Phormidium] sp. ETS-05, the genomic window TATCGCTAAACAACCAGTGCCACCGTGTCAAATTTTACCTGAGATTCCACAAGTAGTTTCAGACATAGTAATGAAACTGATGGCAAAAACGGCTGAGGAGCGATATCAAAGTGCCTTGGGCTTAAAATTAGATTTAGAAGCCTGTTTACAGCAGTTACAGAATAGCGGCACAATTTTGAATTTTCCCTTGGCGCGGCTGGATCACTCTGATAAGTTTCAAATTCCGCAAAAACTTTATGGACGGGAGAATGAAGTAGAGCAACTGTTGCAGTCTTTTGAATCCCTGGGCATGGGAAGTCCTGTAATGACAATAGTTGCGGGGTACTCAGGGGTGGGTAAGTCAGCTTTAGTTAATGAAGTTCAAAAACCAATTTTGCAAGCGCGGGGCTATTTTATTGCAGGCAAATTTGACCAGCTCAAGCGCAATATTCCTTATTTTTCGTTAATTCAGTCTTTTCAGGAATTAATTCGGCAGCTTCTCACAGAAAGTCAAGCTAAACTGGAAAATTGGAAAGCCAAGATTTTAAGTGTTGTCGGAAACAATGGACAAGTCATAATTGATGTACTTCCTGAATTGCAACTGATTATTGGCGACCAACCACCATTGACGAAATTGGATCCAGCCGAGGCACAAAATCGGTTTAATTTGGTATTTCAAAATTTTGTGGGCTTGTTTGCGAAACAAGAACATCCATTGGTAATTTTTTGGACGATCTCCAGTGGGCGGATTCGGCGTCGCTCAAATTGCTGGAACAACTTATGAGTGATCCCGATCGCCAATAGATATTGGCGATCGGAGCATATCGCGATAACGAAGTAAGTGAGACTCATCCGTTAGTATTAACCTTGGATCGACTGAAACAGGCAGGAACTAAATTTACTCATATTAACCTGCAACCCCTGACCAGAGAAAAAGTTCAGGAGTTGATTGTCGATACTTTAAATGGCTGGTCAGAGACATCACAGCAGTTAGTTAATCTGATTTACAATAAAACAGGGGGAAATCCATTTTTTGTGGCTCAGTTACTGCATTATTTATACCAAGAATATTTTTTTGTTAAAAACCAAGAATCAGGGATTTGGGAATGCGACATCAACCAAATTGAAGGAATTGGGATCACTGACAATGTGGTTGAATTAATGATTGCTAAAATTGAGAAATTGGAGGAGGCGACGAAAACGGTTTTAAAGTTAGCGGCTTGTGTAGGCAACCGATTTGATTTAGAAACTTTAGCATTAGTAAGTGACCAATCACCCTCCCTTACAGCTAAGGCAATTTTTCCAGCCATTAAGGATGGGCTAATTTTACCTTTAAACGATGCTTACAAAATTCCTGTAATTTTGGATGGAGAAGAGGGACTAAATTTTGAGGATTTAGCCAGATCAGGAGCGGCTGGGGCTTCAGATTATCCAGCCTATATACCATACAAATTTGTACACGATCGGATTCAGCAAGCTGCATATGCTTTAATACCCAGCGAGCAGAAAAAACAATTGCACTTGAGTATTGGTGAAATGATGCTGAAAAATACTCATCCAGACCAGCTAGAAGAAAATATATTTCAGATTGTGAATCATCTCAACCAAGGGGTTGACTTGATTGGCAATAGTAGTGAAAAACTAAGTCAGCTAGCGGCTTTAAATTTAAACGCTGGGAAAAAAGCGAAAGACTCGGTAGCGTATGAAACAGCAGGTCAATATTTAGATGTGGCTTTAAATGCACTGAATGCAGATAGCTGGCAAACCAATTACGATCTGACCATAGCAATTTACTTAGAAGCCCTTGAGTTGCAATATTTAAACACCAGATTTGAAGCAGCAGAAAAATTGGGCTCTACAATTTTGCAAGCAGCCCATATCCTTCTCGATCGGGTGAAAGTATATGAAATGAAAATTCAGTTCTATTACGCTCAGCTTCAGCTTCAGTTGGCAATCGAGACCGCCTTGGAAATTTTGGAAGAATTAGGTATAGTTTTGCCTCAACACCCCACTGAGTTGCAGATTGAAGAAGAACAAAAAGCGATCGCTCGTCTTTTAGCTAATCGAGAGATTAAGGATTTAGCCAATCTCCCGGAAATGACCGATCCTCATCAACTAGCTGCTCTGCGGATTTTACTGGTTGTCACTTCGGCTGCAATCATTAGTAATCCTCTGTTATGCCCGCTAGTGACGATGACATCAGTTAAACTTTGTATGGAGCATGGAAATTCACCTTTAGCGGCTGGAGCCTATATTTTTTACGCCCAGCTTTTGTGCGGCGTGATGAAGAATATTGATTGGGGATATCAGTTCTGTCAACTGTCTTTAATCTTGGCAAAAAATCTGACCCTGGGTAACTTACAATCCGTTGTGATTCATTACAGTAACGGCATTCGCCATTGGAAAGAACCGTTTTCATCGATCAAGTTTGAAGAAATGCAGGATGGTGTTCAAATTGGCATAGAAACGGGCAATTTTGAAAATGCTTGTTATAATGCAATTGATTTTTGCCTTTATTCAATATTGGCAGGCAGGAATTTAGAAGAATTTTTACCGCAATACAATGACTACACCAATTTAACGATTAAACTCAAACAAGCCTATGCTATCTATTACATCAAAGCTACTCGCGCCATCGCGTTAAATTTGATTTCTGAAACCTCAGAAAATGCTGGGTTAATTTTTTCTGATTCCTGGGATGAAGAAAAAATTATTTTGCAACAATGGGAGCAAAACAATTTTCATTATTTGCTGTTTATCACTTATATAACTCAAGCCATTGTTTGGTATATTCTCCGGCGATTTGACCTGGCTTTAGATGCCGCTAGTAAAGGAATGTTGGTAGGAGAAAGTTCGGGTGCATATATTCCATTTCCCCAACATAACTTTTA contains:
- a CDS encoding AAA family ATPase is translated as MNLNEYLEIRKIYESANSLIYRGIRASDGQSTILKIFNPDNLLRSEISRYKGEYDIIRSLKCEGVIKAYGWEKYQNTWVLLLEDFGGESLKICLQKRQFSLEEFCRIAIAVADSLGEIHSANIIHKDINPSNIIYNEATGEVKIIDFGISTVLSRETTTITNPDLLEGTLAYISPEQTGRMNRAIDYRTDFYSLGVTFYEMLTHQLPFTATDALELVHCHIAKQPVPPCQILPEIPQVVSDIVMKLMAKTAEERYQSALGLKLDLEACLQQLQNSGTILNFPLARLDHSDKFQIPQKLYGRENEVEQLLQSFESLGMGSPVMTIVAGYSGVGKSALVNEVQKPILQARGYFIAGKFDQLKRNIPYFSLIQSFQELIRQLLTESQAKLENWKAKILSVVGNNGQVIIDVLPELQLIIGDQPPLTKLDPAEAQNRFNLVFQNFVGLFAKQEHPLVIFWTISSGRIRRRSNCWNNL
- a CDS encoding SpoIIE family protein phosphatase, whose protein sequence is MAIGAYRDNEVSETHPLVLTLDRLKQAGTKFTHINLQPLTREKVQELIVDTLNGWSETSQQLVNLIYNKTGGNPFFVAQLLHYLYQEYFFVKNQESGIWECDINQIEGIGITDNVVELMIAKIEKLEEATKTVLKLAACVGNRFDLETLALVSDQSPSLTAKAIFPAIKDGLILPLNDAYKIPVILDGEEGLNFEDLARSGAAGASDYPAYIPYKFVHDRIQQAAYALIPSEQKKQLHLSIGEMMLKNTHPDQLEENIFQIVNHLNQGVDLIGNSSEKLSQLAALNLNAGKKAKDSVAYETAGQYLDVALNALNADSWQTNYDLTIAIYLEALELQYLNTRFEAAEKLGSTILQAAHILLDRVKVYEMKIQFYYAQLQLQLAIETALEILEELGIVLPQHPTELQIEEEQKAIARLLANREIKDLANLPEMTDPHQLAALRILLVVTSAAIISNPLLCPLVTMTSVKLCMEHGNSPLAAGAYIFYAQLLCGVMKNIDWGYQFCQLSLILAKNLTLGNLQSVVIHYSNGIRHWKEPFSSIKFEEMQDGVQIGIETGNFENACYNAIDFCLYSILAGRNLEEFLPQYNDYTNLTIKLKQAYAIYYIKATRAIALNLISETSENAGLIFSDSWDEEKIILQQWEQNNFHYLLFITYITQAIVWYILRRFDLALDAASKGMLVGESSGAYIPFPQHNFYFSLSLLAVVKNIGNHPEKAQIFQQVQKNQERMKEWAMHAPENYQNKYLLINAELANVLGNYWEASELYEQAISAAKQQKFIHEEAIAYERAAEFYLSLGRDEIGMTYLKNAYHCYASWGAKAKVKSLEAEHSQVVVGATNRSGSKGLSITTTGSDKNSLDLATVVKASQAIAAEILLDKLLAKLMRLVIENAGAEKGFLILPRGGDLWIEAAGIAEDEEVTALQSISVNTSTQLSPGIVNYVARTRSSVVLSDAANSGTFTTEPYIVQNQPKSVLCAPIINQGQLTGIIYLENNLITSAFTTERLEIVSILSAQAAISIENALLYRTLEDKVQERTAQLAESNAQLAAANMEISVLNERLKAENIRMAAELDVTRQLQQMILPKKQELEQIPNLEIAGFMEPADEVGGDYYDVLNYDGRVKIGIGDVTGHGLESGMLMIMVQTAVRTLLAHNETDYVKFLSTINRTIYDNVARMKTDKNLTLALLDYADGVLSVSGQHEEIIVVRDGGIVELIDTIDLGFPIGLDSDIADFISQAEVRLHPGDVAILYTDGITEAENMEGVQYGLERLCEVVSRYWQQSAEEIRAATIADVRDHIGEQKVFDDITLVVIKQR